The Vibrio agarivorans genome window below encodes:
- a CDS encoding Solitary outer membrane autotransporter beta-barrel domain, with the protein MAKSAVEIEGVDLSDDAVAEFNTNHYYEAYVGYLIYRPFSSVLVDNIGIRLNFNYGSDFKGGAIVLYFNK; encoded by the coding sequence ATGGCGAAGAGCGCAGTCGAAATTGAAGGTGTAGACCTTTCTGATGATGCGGTTGCAGAGTTTAATACCAATCACTATTACGAAGCGTACGTGGGCTATCTCATCTACCGCCCTTTCTCCAGTGTTCTTGTCGATAACATCGGCATTCGCTTGAATTTCAATTACGGCTCTGACTTCAAAGGAGGCGCCATCGTTCTCTATTTTAACAAGTAA
- a CDS encoding 3D domain-containing protein, with the protein MTLFLATSSPLYAHGQHSLKVKASAYTSSVGETDSTPNIGAWGDTLKPGMKSIAVSRDLLDMGLTHNTEVRIKGLSGTYRVLDKMNKRWTKKIDIYMGNDVNKAKQWGVRTVTIHWDGEERSRN; encoded by the coding sequence ATGACTTTATTCCTTGCAACGTCATCCCCTTTATACGCTCACGGTCAGCACTCACTGAAAGTAAAGGCCAGTGCCTATACGTCTAGCGTTGGTGAGACTGATTCAACCCCGAATATTGGTGCGTGGGGTGATACGCTTAAACCTGGAATGAAGTCGATTGCAGTATCGCGTGACCTTCTCGATATGGGGTTAACGCACAATACCGAAGTACGAATTAAAGGGTTATCAGGGACATACCGTGTATTAGACAAGATGAACAAGCGTTGGACGAAAAAGATAGATATCTATATGGGGAATGATGTCAACAAGGCGAAACAATGGGGTGTCAGGACAGTTACTATCCACTGGGATGGCGAAGAGCGCAGTCGAAATTGA
- a CDS encoding sensor domain-containing diguanylate cyclase codes for MSACFNEKIYQTLLQSTQAIPWALDWNSKRFTFVSDHIEARFGWPNESWQTVRDWISLIHPEDRQKTVETWLKKCELGINHQLEYRCRKVTGEYIWIQDTIHVIQENGKTTAIAGLMTDISETKSMESELIRIREQNRNLQRTDSLTGLANQACFDEHLSMEYSRAKRNKSALSLLMFELDDFSQYYNFHGPLMGDKVMLQVASLIEQNFSRPADKVALLNNNIFAVILPETEEMTAQLLAESVRQTLFEAKLTHKRSSVTDRVSISIGCAAFSPQTFFRTLSSFLEKATVNMHRARQMGGNRVFPRPTLFQFLGDEVTEGNVTKHDQSRRL; via the coding sequence ATGTCTGCTTGTTTTAACGAGAAAATTTATCAAACGCTACTCCAATCAACGCAGGCTATCCCTTGGGCGTTAGATTGGAACAGCAAACGTTTTACCTTTGTGTCTGATCACATTGAGGCTCGTTTCGGCTGGCCAAACGAGAGCTGGCAAACGGTGAGAGATTGGATAAGCCTCATCCATCCAGAAGATAGACAAAAAACGGTGGAAACCTGGCTGAAAAAATGCGAACTAGGGATAAACCATCAGCTAGAGTATCGATGCCGTAAAGTGACCGGAGAATACATTTGGATTCAAGACACTATCCACGTTATTCAAGAAAATGGCAAGACAACCGCTATTGCGGGGCTCATGACGGACATTTCCGAAACTAAAAGCATGGAAAGTGAGCTCATCAGAATTAGAGAGCAGAATCGAAATCTTCAGCGCACCGATAGCCTGACAGGCCTTGCCAATCAGGCCTGTTTTGATGAACACCTCTCTATGGAGTATTCACGCGCAAAACGTAACAAAAGCGCCTTATCACTCCTGATGTTCGAACTCGATGATTTCAGTCAGTATTATAACTTCCACGGCCCTCTGATGGGGGACAAGGTTATGCTTCAAGTCGCCTCTTTAATTGAGCAAAACTTTTCCCGCCCAGCGGATAAAGTGGCACTTCTTAACAACAACATTTTTGCGGTCATACTGCCTGAAACCGAGGAGATGACGGCACAACTGCTGGCAGAGTCAGTCCGTCAGACCTTGTTTGAGGCTAAATTGACTCACAAGCGTTCTTCAGTCACTGACCGAGTATCAATCAGTATTGGCTGTGCGGCCTTTAGCCCACAAACTTTCTTCAGAACACTGTCAAGCTTTCTTGAAAAAGCAACGGTTAACATGCATCGCGCCAGACAAATGGGCGGGAACCGTGTCTTTCCGAGACCGACTCTATTTCAGTTTCTCGGTGATGAGGTTACTGAAGGCAATGTAACGAAACATGATCAAAGCCGTCGTTTATGA
- a CDS encoding XRE family transcriptional regulator, with translation MEFTQQDTKALYQIWMSQKAKMRVTQMEMAKQLNLSQRDFSAMIRGALPLSMTFVSQFCAQMHVDPKLVLPSLRSNDNDASQVVYLKTAMTIDGEIQRAYIEGNQVIVEYAHTVACS, from the coding sequence ATGGAATTTACTCAACAAGACACTAAGGCGCTCTATCAAATCTGGATGTCACAGAAAGCTAAGATGCGTGTAACCCAGATGGAAATGGCCAAACAACTTAATCTGAGCCAAAGAGACTTTTCTGCCATGATCCGTGGTGCTCTGCCCCTATCTATGACTTTTGTCAGCCAATTTTGCGCCCAAATGCATGTCGACCCTAAACTCGTATTACCGTCGTTACGCTCTAACGATAATGATGCAAGCCAGGTGGTTTACTTAAAAACCGCCATGACTATTGATGGAGAGATCCAACGAGCATACATCGAAGGCAATCAAGTGATTGTTGAGTATGCTCATACAGTGGCTTGTTCATAA